The proteins below come from a single Cetobacterium sp. ZOR0034 genomic window:
- a CDS encoding MalY/PatB family protein: MRFDEIIDRKGTYCTQWDYIEDRFGEGTKDLTPFSISDTDFRCPDEILNVILERTKHGIFGYSRWNHEDYKGAIKGWYNRRYKTSIESEWVVYAPSVIYTISILVDKLVGKGGKVMTHTPKYDGFTKILKPYELFEIELKETQKGIYETDFLKIEEGFKKGVKLFLLCNPENPIGKVWAYEELKKLIELCKKYSVILISDDIHMDIARKEVTPVLKIDSENCIVVSSASKTFNTPALGGSYALIPQRELRDNFITHLKEVDSVSSPTIFGVLSTMVAYNSCEYWVDELNEYLTKNCEYVVNELDGYYGIDVAVPEGTYLMWIDLKKCGIDMNEFKKALIETGKVAIMSGEAYGDSNRIRLNVGCPLSKVKVGVNGIKRAIEKLKK; encoded by the coding sequence ATGAGATTTGATGAAATTATAGATAGAAAAGGAACCTACTGTACGCAGTGGGATTATATAGAGGATAGATTTGGAGAAGGAACAAAAGATTTAACTCCGTTTTCAATATCTGATACAGATTTCAGATGTCCAGATGAAATTTTAAATGTTATATTAGAAAGAACAAAGCATGGTATTTTTGGATATTCTCGTTGGAATCACGAAGACTATAAGGGAGCTATAAAAGGATGGTACAATAGAAGATACAAAACATCTATAGAATCAGAGTGGGTTGTGTATGCTCCGAGTGTGATATATACAATCTCTATTTTGGTGGATAAACTTGTAGGAAAAGGTGGGAAAGTAATGACTCATACACCTAAGTATGATGGATTTACCAAGATTTTGAAACCTTATGAGCTTTTTGAAATAGAATTAAAAGAGACTCAAAAAGGTATCTATGAAACTGACTTTCTGAAAATAGAGGAAGGGTTTAAAAAGGGGGTAAAGTTATTTTTACTTTGTAATCCTGAAAATCCAATTGGAAAAGTTTGGGCTTATGAAGAGTTAAAAAAACTTATAGAGCTTTGCAAAAAGTATTCTGTAATATTAATTTCAGATGATATTCATATGGATATAGCTAGGAAAGAGGTAACTCCAGTTCTGAAAATAGATTCAGAAAACTGTATTGTTGTAAGTTCTGCCTCGAAAACATTTAATACACCAGCTTTAGGTGGATCATATGCCTTGATTCCACAAAGAGAGTTGAGAGATAACTTTATAACTCATTTAAAAGAGGTAGATTCAGTATCGTCACCAACAATATTTGGTGTACTTTCAACGATGGTTGCGTATAATAGTTGTGAATACTGGGTGGATGAATTAAATGAATATCTAACAAAAAACTGTGAATACGTTGTAAATGAATTGGATGGATATTATGGTATAGATGTTGCTGTTCCCGAGGGGACATATTTGATGTGGATCGATTTGAAAAAATGTGGCATAGATATGAATGAATTTAAAAAGGCTCTTATAGAAACTGGAAAAGTTGCAATTATGTCTGGAGAAGCATATGGTGATAGTAATAGGATACGTCTAAATGTAGGATGTCCACTATCGAAAGTAAAAGTTGGAGTAAACGGCATTAAAAGAGCTATTGAAAAACTTAAAAAGTAG
- the malX gene encoding maltose/glucose-specific PTS transporter subunit IIBC, which produces MTTKNRISAWEFFQSLGKTFMLPVSLLAAMGILLGIGAAFTGGTTIEMFPFLGNGFLQGIFNFMIKVSLVAFSFLPLMFAVAIPLGMARENKEIAAFAGLMGYISMQLGTNFYLSERGLLDVVDTRMVMGIQSIDTGALGALICGVIVFFIHEKFQNIELPDAFSFFGGTRFVAVATVLIMSVIGLFVPMVWPFFAAGINKVGAIIAGAGAFGPFLFGAGERLLLPFGLHHILVATIRFTEAGGTYVTAAGETIHGALNIFYNQFAAGPEFVSPDVTKFLSQGKMPTFMFGLAGAALAIYKSAYLKNRNKIKGLLLSAVVASAVGGITEPIEFIFLFIAPVLYVFHAIMTGLGFMVMGLLKVVIGNTDGNIIDFLVFGVFQGLWTKWYLVIPVGIVWFLIYYFVFKWYIEKYDIPTPGRDNSEGAQEAVESGDIAGYTAKIMLEALGGKDNIVNLDNCITRLRLVVKDANLIDVEAVKNAGAVNVVKLSDTNVQVIIGPKVQVLKKQLQKLM; this is translated from the coding sequence ATGACGACTAAAAATAGAATAAGTGCATGGGAATTTTTCCAAAGCTTAGGAAAAACATTTATGTTGCCAGTTTCATTATTAGCAGCGATGGGAATACTTTTAGGAATAGGAGCAGCATTTACGGGTGGAACTACAATTGAGATGTTTCCATTTTTAGGAAATGGTTTTTTACAAGGTATATTTAATTTTATGATAAAAGTGAGTTTGGTAGCATTTTCATTTTTACCATTGATGTTTGCTGTTGCAATACCGTTGGGGATGGCAAGAGAAAATAAAGAGATTGCAGCATTCGCAGGACTTATGGGATATATATCTATGCAACTTGGAACAAATTTCTATCTGAGTGAAAGAGGGTTGCTAGATGTTGTAGATACAAGAATGGTTATGGGAATTCAAAGTATAGATACAGGAGCTTTAGGTGCTTTAATTTGTGGAGTTATAGTATTCTTTATTCATGAAAAATTCCAGAATATAGAGTTACCAGATGCATTTTCATTCTTTGGAGGAACAAGATTTGTAGCTGTAGCTACAGTTTTAATAATGTCAGTTATAGGATTGTTTGTACCTATGGTATGGCCGTTCTTTGCAGCTGGAATAAATAAAGTTGGAGCTATTATTGCAGGTGCAGGGGCGTTTGGACCATTCTTATTCGGAGCAGGAGAGAGATTGTTACTTCCGTTTGGATTACACCATATTTTAGTAGCAACAATTAGATTTACTGAAGCTGGGGGAACTTATGTTACAGCGGCTGGAGAAACAATTCACGGAGCTTTAAATATATTCTACAATCAGTTTGCAGCAGGACCAGAGTTTGTATCACCAGACGTAACAAAGTTCTTATCTCAGGGGAAAATGCCAACATTCATGTTTGGTTTAGCAGGAGCAGCATTAGCAATATATAAATCGGCGTATTTAAAAAATAGAAATAAAATAAAAGGTCTTCTTTTATCAGCGGTTGTTGCATCAGCAGTTGGAGGAATAACGGAGCCAATCGAATTTATATTCCTGTTTATAGCACCAGTTCTTTATGTGTTCCATGCTATTATGACAGGACTTGGATTTATGGTTATGGGATTATTAAAAGTAGTTATTGGAAATACAGATGGAAATATAATTGATTTCTTAGTGTTTGGAGTGTTCCAAGGCCTATGGACAAAATGGTACTTAGTTATTCCTGTGGGAATAGTTTGGTTCCTTATTTACTACTTTGTATTTAAGTGGTATATTGAAAAGTATGATATTCCTACTCCAGGAAGAGATAACTCAGAAGGAGCTCAGGAAGCTGTTGAAAGCGGAGATATAGCTGGATATACGGCAAAAATTATGTTAGAGGCTTTAGGTGGAAAGGATAATATAGTAAATTTAGATAACTGCATAACTAGACTTAGATTAGTAGTTAAAGATGCAAATTTAATAGATGTAGAAGCTGTTAAAAATGCAGGAGCAGTAAATGTTGTAAAACTTAGTGATACAAATGTTCAAGTTATAATTGGACCAAAGGTGCAAGTGCTGAAAAAGCAACTGCAAAAATTAATGTAA
- a CDS encoding helix-turn-helix domain-containing protein — protein MSLKRKELEILKLVIDGKTFGEILSKLDTSERNLRYMLQNLNFYLKKILDKVIEKDKERLLISLDEREIDNFFSTVYENYYVLDSFERVEYIVVAFLFLKDINLTNIEKRLEITRATLKKDIEMVNFKLEKFGLRLEAEKNRFRIVGNEKKLRHLKALKYTEYIEKDITWLDKKYLFSEMDIVRLDSLKKIVLKIEEIFSLTFDIKFINLMNIFLYVTLERIEEGFIIDRKANYKFLINTEHYSIIEGILKDVIPKRFSYELVHLTEYFISGGVKDNISELKSSVEKYLEGLEMKCIEELSSSIESFEFSEELKIKLMGYLIPAIYRLRNNFSIGKIGEKGKFYEMVFIYSTEEDFLPEKLTEFEIYYISSEIEKEIGKESQKKIKLSHLLDIIERNSFSINREDIVKELLDSYGNLIKIDKI, from the coding sequence ATGAGTCTAAAAAGAAAAGAGTTAGAAATATTAAAGCTAGTTATAGATGGCAAAACATTTGGAGAGATTTTATCTAAGTTAGACACAAGCGAAAGAAATTTAAGATATATGCTTCAAAATTTGAATTTTTATCTAAAGAAAATTTTAGATAAAGTTATAGAAAAAGATAAAGAAAGGTTATTAATCTCTTTAGATGAGAGAGAGATTGATAACTTTTTTTCAACTGTATATGAAAATTACTATGTTCTAGATAGTTTTGAAAGAGTTGAATATATAGTAGTCGCATTCTTATTTTTGAAAGATATAAATTTAACAAATATAGAAAAAAGATTGGAAATAACAAGAGCTACATTGAAAAAAGATATAGAGATGGTTAATTTCAAATTAGAAAAATTTGGATTAAGATTAGAAGCTGAAAAAAATAGATTTCGAATTGTTGGAAATGAAAAAAAACTTAGACATTTAAAAGCTTTAAAGTATACTGAATACATTGAAAAAGACATAACTTGGCTAGATAAAAAATATCTATTTTCTGAGATGGATATAGTGAGATTGGATAGTCTCAAAAAAATAGTTTTAAAAATAGAGGAGATATTTTCTTTGACGTTTGATATAAAATTTATAAATTTAATGAATATATTTTTATATGTAACTTTAGAAAGAATTGAGGAAGGATTTATAATAGATAGAAAAGCGAATTATAAATTTTTGATAAACACCGAACACTACTCTATCATAGAGGGAATTCTTAAAGATGTTATTCCAAAGAGATTCAGCTATGAGCTTGTTCATTTGACAGAGTATTTTATTAGTGGTGGTGTCAAGGATAATATCTCAGAGTTGAAAAGCAGTGTTGAAAAATATCTTGAGGGATTAGAGATGAAATGTATAGAGGAGTTATCTTCATCTATCGAGAGTTTTGAGTTCTCAGAAGAGTTGAAAATAAAATTGATGGGGTATTTGATACCAGCTATATATAGACTTAGAAATAACTTTAGTATAGGAAAAATAGGAGAAAAAGGCAAGTTTTATGAAATGGTTTTTATTTATTCTACCGAAGAGGATTTTTTACCTGAAAAGTTAACAGAGTTTGAGATATATTATATTTCAAGTGAAATTGAGAAAGAGATAGGGAAAGAAAGTCAGAAAAAAATAAAATTAAGTCATTTGTTAGATATCATAGAAAGGAATAGTTTTAGTATAAATCGAGAGGATATAGTGAAGGAGCTACTCGATTCTTATGGAAATTTAATTAAGATAGATAAAATATAA
- a CDS encoding helix-turn-helix domain-containing protein — protein sequence MDIIIKDIIKKKEIINSFKENHTVSKEDRIFFLILKLLIDSTLNLDSLSDLLKISRRTLNADLVNMRKDLSIFDLKIESHAERGIFLEGEKINKKRALCCYIYKYFVEEEFLPKIFKDNFSSIKLDPEIGEQLMNDIEKIMCNSNFDMFFYNRVLLLSFYISFKYVQYEDIIEEYPHNTLEFTLKDKFCFKTYFSKAFSDDELSEFYNYLHNSLFKHVSFDDISSFLNILKICRGNFPEEKIYLENHTLKWRKIIKNALDRNLTIHQEEALRNHIIRLGFSSKQKHYLTVYELHFLKLNMDFHTSKSCIALYKEFKKYYWNVSFMDVMIIYFILNAPKKTENKKITIFYETIPKYILETMKEQLEYKYNITILDFVNIHFFEEYKKNNDVKIIGVFADLKLFNKLKDSDETLEIIHLDLKI from the coding sequence ATGGATATTATAATAAAAGATATCATTAAAAAAAAGGAAATAATTAATTCTTTTAAAGAGAATCATACAGTTTCAAAAGAAGATCGAATCTTTTTTTTAATTCTAAAACTTTTAATTGATAGCACTTTAAATTTAGATTCTCTATCAGATCTTTTAAAAATTTCCCGTAGAACCTTAAATGCTGATTTAGTAAATATGAGAAAAGATTTAAGCATCTTCGATTTAAAAATAGAAAGTCATGCTGAAAGAGGAATTTTTTTAGAAGGAGAAAAAATTAATAAAAAACGTGCCCTTTGCTGTTATATATACAAATATTTCGTTGAAGAGGAATTTCTTCCAAAAATTTTTAAAGATAACTTTTCATCTATAAAACTCGACCCAGAAATTGGAGAACAACTGATGAACGATATCGAAAAAATTATGTGTAACTCTAACTTTGATATGTTCTTTTACAATAGAGTACTTCTTCTTTCATTTTATATTAGTTTTAAATATGTACAATATGAAGATATCATAGAGGAGTATCCTCACAACACTTTAGAATTTACATTAAAAGATAAATTTTGCTTTAAAACATATTTTAGTAAAGCTTTTTCAGATGACGAATTATCCGAGTTTTATAACTATCTACATAACTCCCTTTTTAAACATGTCTCATTTGATGATATTAGCTCTTTTTTAAATATTTTAAAAATATGTCGAGGTAACTTTCCAGAAGAAAAAATATATCTGGAGAATCATACTTTAAAATGGAGAAAAATCATTAAAAATGCATTAGATAGAAATCTTACTATTCACCAAGAAGAGGCTCTTAGAAATCATATTATAAGATTAGGGTTTTCAAGTAAACAAAAACATTATCTGACGGTTTATGAACTACATTTTTTAAAATTAAATATGGATTTTCATACTTCAAAAAGTTGTATCGCACTCTATAAAGAATTTAAAAAATATTACTGGAATGTATCTTTTATGGATGTGATGATTATATATTTCATTTTAAATGCACCAAAAAAAACTGAAAATAAAAAAATTACTATTTTTTATGAAACAATACCCAAATACATTTTAGAAACTATGAAAGAACAACTTGAATACAAATACAATATTACCATTCTTGATTTTGTAAATATACATTTTTTTGAGGAGTATAAAAAAAATAATGATGTTAAAATTATTGGTGTTTTTGCAGATTTAAAACTATTTAATAAATTAAAAGACTCTGATGAAACATTAGAAATCATCCATTTAGATTTAAAAATATAA
- a CDS encoding MATE family efflux transporter, protein MKKEVFINRSKEIIKLAIPAVGEMILYMLIWVLDTLMVGKYGGGTAVSAVGFSSEIMYTFINILIGMGLSISITSIVARALGGGDEDKAKSVANLGVKIGIFIAFIMFSIFFIFSKEILSLGGAKGEVLELSYKYMRICSIGLLFNMITNVLNGVFRGAKNTKIPLYAAAILNIVNLSLDYVLIFGKFGFPELGIAGAAIATTTGNILAFIFILTKLKELPFKLTLKGRIDYSNLKELVELSIPSALSEGAFSIVRLLSVMMVMKLGSLAFSANQITVTIESVSFMPGWGFAISAVSLVGYSIGKKDLKEAREYANVSLLLAVMVMGFFSIIFLIFSKDLIRIFIKSDEVEIIALGAACLTIASIQQIPTAIDMVLSAALKGMGDTKTPFRIVLFCNWCIRLPLMYYFIYLKKMPVTYFWWITSLQWTVEAAIFAKFYRDKFYKNVV, encoded by the coding sequence ATGAAAAAAGAGGTTTTTATAAATAGATCTAAAGAGATTATAAAGTTAGCTATTCCAGCGGTTGGAGAGATGATACTCTATATGCTTATCTGGGTTTTAGATACTCTTATGGTTGGGAAGTATGGAGGGGGAACAGCTGTTTCAGCCGTAGGATTTAGCTCTGAGATTATGTATACTTTCATAAATATATTGATAGGTATGGGATTATCAATATCTATTACTTCTATAGTAGCTAGAGCTCTTGGCGGAGGAGATGAAGATAAAGCTAAGAGTGTAGCTAATCTTGGAGTGAAGATTGGTATTTTCATAGCCTTTATTATGTTTTCTATCTTTTTTATATTTTCAAAAGAGATTTTGAGTTTAGGTGGAGCAAAAGGTGAAGTATTAGAGTTGAGCTATAAATATATGAGGATATGTTCTATTGGATTGCTGTTTAATATGATTACAAATGTTTTAAATGGTGTTTTTAGAGGAGCCAAAAATACAAAAATCCCTCTTTACGCTGCTGCAATACTTAATATAGTTAATTTATCGCTCGACTATGTTCTTATTTTTGGAAAGTTTGGTTTTCCAGAGCTTGGGATTGCTGGGGCAGCAATAGCAACTACAACTGGAAATATACTTGCTTTTATATTTATTTTGACAAAATTAAAAGAGTTACCTTTTAAGTTGACTTTGAAAGGTAGGATAGACTATTCTAATTTAAAAGAGCTAGTGGAGCTATCTATTCCTTCCGCTCTTAGTGAAGGAGCTTTTAGTATAGTGAGGCTTTTGAGTGTAATGATGGTGATGAAGCTCGGAAGTTTGGCATTTTCAGCAAACCAAATAACAGTTACGATAGAGAGTGTTTCGTTTATGCCAGGATGGGGATTCGCTATCTCGGCTGTTTCTTTAGTTGGATATAGTATAGGAAAGAAAGATTTAAAAGAAGCCCGTGAATATGCTAATGTATCACTACTTTTAGCTGTTATGGTTATGGGATTTTTCTCGATAATATTTTTGATTTTTTCAAAAGATCTCATACGAATTTTTATTAAAAGTGATGAAGTTGAAATTATAGCTCTTGGAGCGGCATGTTTGACAATAGCTTCAATTCAACAAATCCCGACCGCTATAGATATGGTATTATCAGCAGCTCTAAAGGGAATGGGAGATACGAAGACGCCGTTTAGAATAGTTCTGTTTTGTAACTGGTGTATAAGATTACCGTTGATGTACTACTTTATATATTTAAAAAAGATGCCAGTGACATATTTCTGGTGGATTACCTCACTTCAGTGGACAGTAGAAGCTGCAATTTTTGCAAAGTTCTATCGGGACAAGTTTTATAAAAATGTGGTATAA
- a CDS encoding TSUP family transporter, with translation MLELFFSEISIVNFMFLASACFCAAFVDAIAGGGGLISLPAFLAAGLDPHMALGTNKLAAFFSSSGSALKFARSGKINWNLIKYLIPFSFIGAILGVKSVMLIDSKYLYPIAFGLLLAVLIYTLKNKKLGTCDNFTGLTSSNIKLGILLAFSLGFYDGFFGPGTGSFIIFGLIRIFKFDFIRSSGNSKFLNLASNVASVITFIYYGKIAYMYALAVGAVMLFGASTGAKVAVTKGTGFIRPVFLIITTVVTAKMAITFLQNL, from the coding sequence ATGTTAGAACTATTTTTTTCAGAGATTTCAATTGTTAACTTTATGTTTTTAGCATCAGCTTGCTTTTGTGCTGCTTTTGTCGATGCTATCGCTGGAGGTGGAGGCCTTATAAGTTTACCAGCCTTTTTGGCTGCTGGACTAGATCCACACATGGCACTTGGAACAAATAAATTAGCAGCTTTCTTTTCAAGTAGTGGAAGTGCTTTAAAATTTGCTCGATCAGGTAAGATTAATTGGAATCTAATTAAATACCTTATTCCATTCTCATTTATAGGAGCAATCTTAGGAGTAAAATCAGTTATGCTAATAGATTCAAAATATCTTTACCCTATCGCTTTTGGACTTTTACTTGCTGTATTAATTTATACTTTAAAAAATAAAAAACTTGGAACCTGTGATAATTTCACTGGGCTTACTTCATCTAATATAAAGCTAGGAATTTTGCTTGCTTTTTCTCTTGGGTTTTACGATGGATTCTTTGGTCCAGGAACAGGTTCATTCATTATATTTGGACTTATTAGAATATTTAAATTTGATTTTATTAGAAGTAGTGGAAATTCAAAGTTCTTAAACTTGGCTAGTAACGTTGCTAGTGTAATAACTTTTATATACTACGGAAAAATAGCTTATATGTACGCTTTAGCGGTTGGAGCGGTTATGCTATTTGGGGCTAGCACAGGAGCTAAAGTTGCCGTAACAAAGGGGACTGGATTTATACGTCCTGTCTTTCTTATAATAACTACAGTTGTCACGGCAAAGATGGCTATCACATTCTTACAAAATTTATAA
- a CDS encoding AAA family ATPase — protein sequence MIKKNLPLGVDDFKEARENDFYLVDKSMFIDELLEKKSKVTLLPRPRRFGKTLNMSMLKYFFDIENKESNKTLFNNLAITATDKMIYFGEYPVIYISLKDIKVDNWELCLNKLGLLLKSEATKHGLSLGEERAEQENALLTLSAALYKKYDKKVIILIDEYDTPLVTAYSQGYYNDAIFFFRNFLSAGLKGNPYLEFSVLTGILRIAKESIFSGLNNLTVSSLLDSDFNHFGLTEDEVVELLKYYELEYEVEDVKKWYNGYKFGKSCVYNPWSIINFASKNELNSYWVNTSDNSLIKELLNKNDSKVFEELELIFKGDTIWEAISENIIFDDLNNINTIWSLMLFSGYLTYEEARVSSITGLKSYSLKIPNAEIKSFFRQSFIEVYTKGDVHFYGTMMEDLFLGNLNSFTSKFKKMYLSAISYHDSADSEKYYHHFMLGLLLTLGDKYTITSNRESGYGRYDIALEPKDKRNYGLIFEFKTSDKDSIEEKAREALAQINEKKYDVSMKNNGVLKIIKIGMAFSGKDVAIESQVD from the coding sequence ATGATTAAGAAAAATTTACCTTTAGGAGTGGATGATTTTAAAGAAGCGAGAGAAAATGATTTTTATTTAGTTGATAAATCTATGTTTATAGATGAGTTGTTGGAAAAGAAATCTAAGGTAACTTTGCTACCTAGACCGAGAAGGTTTGGTAAAACTTTGAATATGTCGATGCTAAAATATTTCTTTGATATAGAAAATAAAGAGAGTAATAAAACTTTATTCAATAATTTGGCAATAACTGCCACAGATAAAATGATATATTTTGGAGAGTATCCTGTTATATATATAAGTTTAAAAGATATAAAAGTTGATAATTGGGAGCTTTGTTTAAATAAACTTGGATTATTACTAAAAAGTGAAGCAACTAAACATGGTTTGAGTTTAGGTGAAGAGAGAGCAGAACAAGAAAATGCTCTTTTGACATTATCTGCAGCTCTTTATAAAAAATATGATAAAAAAGTTATTATTTTAATAGATGAATACGATACACCTCTAGTTACAGCTTATTCACAAGGGTATTATAATGATGCGATATTTTTCTTCCGTAATTTTTTAAGTGCAGGATTAAAAGGGAATCCGTATCTAGAGTTTTCTGTGCTTACAGGAATATTGAGAATAGCAAAAGAAAGTATATTTTCAGGATTGAACAACCTAACTGTTTCGAGTCTTTTAGATAGTGATTTTAATCATTTTGGATTGACTGAAGATGAAGTTGTAGAGCTGTTAAAATACTACGAGTTAGAGTATGAAGTAGAGGATGTTAAAAAATGGTATAACGGCTATAAGTTTGGAAAAAGCTGCGTGTACAATCCCTGGTCTATAATTAACTTTGCAAGTAAAAATGAACTGAACTCATATTGGGTAAACACAAGCGATAATAGTTTAATAAAAGAGTTATTAAATAAAAATGACAGCAAAGTTTTTGAAGAGTTAGAACTAATATTTAAAGGTGATACAATTTGGGAAGCAATTTCAGAAAATATAATCTTTGATGATTTAAATAATATAAATACAATATGGTCGTTAATGTTATTTTCTGGATATTTAACATATGAAGAAGCTAGAGTCTCATCAATAACCGGGCTTAAATCATACTCTTTAAAAATACCTAACGCAGAGATTAAAAGCTTTTTTAGACAAAGTTTTATAGAAGTTTATACAAAAGGTGATGTTCATTTTTATGGAACTATGATGGAAGATCTATTTTTGGGGAATTTAAATTCTTTTACAAGTAAATTCAAAAAGATGTATTTATCAGCAATCAGTTATCACGATAGTGCAGATAGTGAAAAATACTATCACCACTTTATGTTAGGACTTCTTTTAACATTAGGAGATAAATATACAATAACTTCAAATAGAGAGAGTGGATATGGGAGATACGATATCGCTTTAGAGCCAAAAGATAAAAGAAATTATGGACTTATATTTGAGTTTAAAACGAGTGATAAAGATTCCATCGAAGAAAAAGCAAGAGAAGCTTTAGCTCAAATAAATGAAAAAAAATATGATGTATCTATGAAAAACAACGGAGTGTTGAAAATCATAAAAATAGGAATGGCTTTTAGTGGAAAAGATGTCGCTATTGAGAGCCAAGTTGATTAA
- a CDS encoding amino acid permease, which produces MESKKLNWRMLAMMGFTIVWGFGNVVNNYANQGLTVVVSWILILSLYFLPYALMVGEMGSVFEQKAGGVSGWVGSTYGPMIAYLAGWTYWVVHIPYLAQKPQSALVALSWVFFQNGDIIKTFNPLLLQSIVLGIFILFLWLSSKGMNSLKKIGALAGTSMFFMGILYILLTVAAPSLVDAKSATEVWTLSTFLPKFDFTYFTTISMLVFAVGGCEKISPYVKDVENPNKNFPKGMLALAAMVGMSALLGSFAMGIMFNSSNIPADLKMNGQYYAFKLLGEYYGVGNALMVLYAVANTLSQISALMFSIDAPLKILIGEGDRNFIPAAFTKVNENGAPINGYKLTAVLVGILIIIPAIGIGDMNNLYNWLLDLNSIVMPLRYLWVFLAYIGLRGFVRNKNLHSNSGFKFVKNDKIATAIGVWCFAFTSFACLMGIFPKNIETFSSEWFFQITLNIMTPIVLVGLGLIFPKIARKHNK; this is translated from the coding sequence ATGGAATCAAAAAAATTAAACTGGCGTATGCTTGCAATGATGGGATTCACAATTGTTTGGGGATTTGGAAACGTTGTTAATAACTACGCAAACCAAGGACTTACAGTTGTTGTATCTTGGATTTTAATCCTTTCTCTTTATTTCTTACCTTATGCACTTATGGTAGGAGAGATGGGATCTGTATTTGAACAAAAAGCTGGAGGAGTTTCAGGTTGGGTTGGCTCAACTTATGGTCCTATGATAGCTTATCTTGCTGGATGGACTTATTGGGTTGTACACATCCCATACTTAGCACAAAAACCACAAAGTGCACTAGTTGCATTAAGTTGGGTTTTCTTCCAAAACGGAGATATTATAAAAACATTTAACCCATTACTTTTACAAAGTATTGTTTTAGGGATATTCATACTATTCCTTTGGTTATCATCTAAAGGAATGAACTCTTTAAAGAAAATCGGAGCCCTTGCTGGAACATCTATGTTCTTTATGGGTATTTTATATATCTTACTAACTGTAGCTGCTCCATCTCTTGTAGATGCAAAGTCTGCAACTGAGGTTTGGACACTATCAACGTTTTTACCTAAGTTTGACTTTACATACTTTACTACTATATCTATGTTAGTATTTGCTGTTGGAGGTTGTGAAAAAATATCTCCATATGTAAAAGATGTTGAGAATCCTAACAAGAATTTCCCTAAAGGGATGTTAGCTCTTGCAGCTATGGTTGGAATGTCTGCACTGCTTGGATCATTCGCTATGGGAATTATGTTCAACAGTAGCAACATACCAGCTGACTTAAAGATGAACGGTCAATACTACGCATTCAAACTTCTTGGTGAATACTATGGAGTTGGAAATGCTCTTATGGTTTTATATGCTGTAGCTAATACTCTATCTCAAATATCAGCACTTATGTTCTCGATTGATGCTCCACTTAAGATATTAATCGGAGAAGGGGATAGAAACTTTATACCAGCTGCTTTCACTAAAGTTAATGAGAATGGTGCACCAATAAATGGTTACAAATTGACAGCTGTATTAGTTGGAATTTTAATAATAATCCCTGCAATCGGTATTGGGGATATGAACAACCTTTATAACTGGTTACTAGATCTGAACTCTATCGTTATGCCTCTTAGATATCTTTGGGTATTCTTAGCATATATAGGACTTAGAGGATTTGTTAGAAACAAAAACTTACACTCTAATTCTGGATTTAAATTTGTTAAAAATGATAAGATCGCAACTGCAATCGGAGTTTGGTGTTTTGCCTTCACATCATTTGCTTGTCTAATGGGAATCTTCCCTAAAAATATTGAGACATTCAGTTCAGAGTGGTTCTTCCAAATTACTCTTAACATTATGACTCCAATAGTTTTAGTTGGACTTGGACTTATCTTCCCTAAGATAGCTAGAAAACATAATAAATAA